The Helicobacter sp. MIT 99-5507 genome includes a region encoding these proteins:
- a CDS encoding cytochrome bc complex cytochrome b subunit: protein MAEIKKADGFIDWLDQRLAIKSLTKVLMTEYWIPKNINWLWAMGVVLTMLFAVLVTSGIFLLMYYKPDINLAFDSVNFTIMNEVEYGWLWRHAHAVSASLIFLVIYIHMLVGIYYGSYKRGREMIWITGMILFVLFSAEAFSGYMLPWGQMSYWAAKVITDLFSKVPFIGPDLVVWIRGNFIPADATLTRFFMLHVFLLPIIIIAFIVIHFYSLRIPHVNNQDGEEIDFDKEVEKYKNGNKKDAKIVAFWPDFLSKDIFVICTFMILFFYLMCFKFGFAMDPINFDPADGLKTPAHIYPEWYFLWSYEILRGFYMSEALGLIFFGFAQVILFALPFLDRSPIVAPAHKRPMFCIWFFILLADLIVLTIYGKLPAEGTNIIVGFIAAIVFIVLIITLPIITTIEKKCKCHGGGAK from the coding sequence ATGGCAGAAATTAAAAAAGCAGATGGTTTTATAGATTGGCTTGACCAACGTCTAGCTATAAAATCACTCACAAAAGTATTAATGACGGAATATTGGATTCCAAAAAATATAAATTGGCTATGGGCTATGGGCGTTGTTTTAACAATGCTTTTTGCCGTGCTTGTTACATCTGGAATCTTCTTATTAATGTATTATAAGCCAGATATTAATCTTGCATTTGATAGTGTAAATTTTACTATAATGAATGAAGTTGAATATGGTTGGCTATGGAGACATGCTCATGCAGTCAGTGCTTCACTAATATTTTTAGTAATTTATATTCATATGCTTGTTGGAATATATTATGGTTCATATAAACGTGGAAGAGAGATGATATGGATAACTGGAATGATTTTATTTGTATTGTTTTCTGCAGAAGCATTCAGTGGATATATGCTACCTTGGGGACAAATGAGCTATTGGGCAGCGAAAGTTATCACAGATTTATTCTCTAAAGTTCCATTTATTGGACCAGATTTAGTTGTTTGGATAAGGGGTAATTTTATACCAGCAGATGCTACATTAACAAGATTCTTCATGCTACATGTATTTTTATTACCTATTATCATTATTGCATTTATTGTTATACATTTCTATTCTCTTAGAATTCCCCATGTCAATAACCAAGATGGTGAAGAAATAGATTTTGACAAAGAAGTAGAAAAATACAAAAATGGAAATAAAAAAGATGCTAAGATTGTCGCATTTTGGCCTGATTTTCTATCAAAAGATATATTTGTAATTTGTACATTTATGATTTTATTCTTTTATTTGATGTGCTTTAAGTTTGGTTTTGCTATGGATCCAATCAACTTTGACCCTGCAGATGGACTAAAAACACCAGCACATATATATCCAGAATGGTATTTCTTGTGGAGCTATGAAATATTGAGAGGTTTTTATATGAGTGAGGCATTAGGATTAATATTTTTTGGTTTTGCACAAGTAATTTTATTTGCATTGCCTTTCTTAGATAGAAGCCCGATTGTAGCTCCAGCACATAAGAGACCTATGTTTTGTATATGGTTTTTTATATTATTAGCAGATTTAATAGTATTAACTATTTATGGTAAATTACCAGCAGAAGGCACAAATATTATAGTTGGATTTATTGCTGCGATTGTATTTATAGTATTAATTATCACATTGCCAATTATTACAACAATAGAGAAAAAGTGTAAATGTCATGGTGGA